DNA from Rhinatrema bivittatum chromosome 16, aRhiBiv1.1, whole genome shotgun sequence:
actttttagttttcgtagaagcctctcatgagggactttgtcaaatgccttctgaaaatccaaatacactacatctaacggttcacctttatccacatttttattaaccccttcaaaaaactgaagcagatttgttaagcaagactttccttgggtaaatccatgttgactgtattccattaaaccatgtctttctatatgctctacgattttgatcttgagaatagtttccactatttttcccggcactgaagtcaggctcactggtctatagttacccagatcgcccctggagcgaTCCGGGTAACAGcagtgcattgaaaccatgtatatcgATGGATTGAACATGtatactttacccacctattttaaatatatatgtgcacatatttcacCCCATATCTAGATAATTcccaaaagcatttacacgcataaaattGGGGTTTactgtgtaaatgcactttaaccatgtaagtgggcttttgaaaactgatacAATATATGCCATAGAATTCTCTATAGGTTTTTTCATGTGAAACTTTATGaatataaatggcttttgaaaattgctatgatggtatgttacatttacatgcataactcctttgattGCTTTCTTATTCTTCACAAATTGATCATCTAAAGGAGTCTGAAATATAAATAACATCAATCAAGTCAGGCAGAAATAAAAAAGTTGTGGTCAACCACACCAATGTATCTGATGTATTAATTCAGTGTTTGTGGGAATATGTTCTGATATAAATGTTTTGGTGTCAGAGTTGCCTTGTTCCTCatcattttctccattctctttgttcTTCTTCCTTTCAGCACCCATGAGTTATGAATACTTTAAAATGGGAAACCACAGCAGGTTGACCACATTCCTGCTTCTTGGGTTctcagagttcccagagctgcagctccctctcttcactctcttctcactcctctacctgatggccgtgctggggaacctcctcattatctgcatagtatgtgccgatccacacctgcacacccccatgtatttcttcctgCTCAACTTGTCCGTCATTGATATCTGCTCTTTGACCATTATTGTTCCAAAGTTACTGTCAATTCTTCTAACAAACAGCAATAACATATCTTTTAGCAGATGCTTTCTGCAGATGTATTTCTATCTGGGATGCCTAGGTGCAGAATTTATACTACTTACTGGGATGGCCTATGACCGTTATGTTGCAATATGCAATCCCCTGCGTTATACCACCATCATgaataagagggtctgtgctcttctGGCAGGTATCTCATGGGTAACAGGTTTGATAGAATCATTGCCACACACTGTCATTACatcccagttttctttctgtgactccaATGTAATCAATCACTTCTTCTGTGAAATCTCAGCAGTGGTGAAACTTTCCTGCACAGACACCTCTGTCATTCCAGTTATAACTTTTGCAGAAGGAGTGCTTACAGTCTTTACTCCATTTCTCCTAATCCTGATATCCTATGTGTTTATCATCTCTACCATCCTGAAAATCCGTTCCACAGAAGGGAAAAGcagagccttctccacctgctcctcccacctgacAGTCATCATTCTGTTATATGGGACTATGATAGGAGTGTATATGCAGCCCAAGCCATGGGACTCTAAGAAATCAAACAAGCTGCCTACTGCATTGTATATCGTCAGCCTACCACTGTTAAACCCCTTGATTTATAGCGTGAGAAGCAAAGAGTTGAACGTGGCTCTGAAAAAAGTCATAATGAGGAAGACAATATTTTTGACCCACCAATAACTTCTGTAAGTTTGCTGTCCTAGCAAAGGAAGCTCAAGACTAATAATGAGGAGCATAAAGCACCCATAGAATAATTGGATAATGTTTCTGTGCACTTCATACTGTGAAAGATTTTTCGATTTGCACCTTCTATGACAACATTATTGCCtgagatgctttttttttcccctaagtaTGTGACACCATTATAATCTTTGGAATAAACAGAGACCCTAAAGGTTGGATTTTCCAAGCTGCGCACActtgtccatgtgtgcatggttcctggcacacgcacatggacacggtgattttataacatgacacgtcagcatgcgcatgttataaattatgTTTCCCGTGTgtacatgcgtgctggattttaatgtccgaGCGCACATGTACGGGTGGGTGACCTCCgcgtggcgggggggggggggggattttaaaaggcaatgCACGGCAATGCgaatagggcttccccagttccttcccagtccactccaagtAAGAAGAGGACTGGatggaactttcctatacccctacctaacttcctaccctttcccctatCCCCTCTCCTCGCAGTGgtaaagggggcagggggggcgtAAAAAGGTGTAGGGGGCCGGCCAGCTGTATCTTGGCAGTGCGGTTTCACCTGCTGCGGTGGGTCCGAGCCGCACACTATGGCCCCCATAGAGCCACactaaaaggtggcgctatttcccgcgctactgccggtgataatgaacaaaacattatcgccagcagtggtGCCACCACCCCATTTCCCCAAACTTCTCCCAagctcctccctaactccaccccttcccctaattttaattttacctctgcgataatgggctatcgcaccttgtaaaatgaccctattagcctGATAAATGCCATCAGGAAATTGTGTCCTCCAGCAATGCCAGAGCCTGGTGATCcagccctgcctcctgggggAGAGTGGAAGCCGTAGGAAAATATAGAGAACATTTCTCAAATTATTATTATATGACTCTGTTAATgtggcaaaagaaaaaacaaactgtgtCTCCTTGGGTTCATATCCCAAAAGGaagtataaataaatacccaAAGGAATACACAAAGCAAAGTATAAAGAGTCATCAGCTTCTGTGTTCCAGAGATGTAGGGCCCATTGGAGAAGAAGGTGAGTACCAGGATCAGATTTTAGTTTTCTTTAGACTGGAACATGAACAAATATTTTCCATAATGAGTCAGATATAATATTTAGGAGTTCTTTACTGAATGCTCATGAATTTCAATTGTTATTATCTGTTATGATAATAAACGTGATGTAAGGAAGATCTTAGGGAACAAATTTTCTTGTTGAGTAATTCATCATCAGGTATGGAAATAAATGAGTCCCCTTCTCAtctaaacaaatgctaaatatgTTTCTTTTTAATAATCTCCTTGGAGCAGTTGACAAATTGATCCCATCATGACATTTAAAGAGCAAACCTTTCCAGATTTACAAATTCAAatgtctttattttaaaatgatgcCTAAATTAAAAGGCAAATATTCAATTGACCTAAATACAATGCATTTTATATTCTGTACAACAATTAGCACCACTTCATGCTGTCTGGTTTCTTTATCCTGCCAGTTTTCTTGCTATTAAAGATGGTGCTCAGCTTCTTGCTGAATTCTGTAGAGTATTGGAGGCAGATTTCATGAGCTTGGTGACACTGGGGGATCCTTTGTTCAGGTTGGCAGACTCTGTGCAGTCGGTGCTTGCTTACACTCAAGGCATCAGATGAGTGCATCTGTGGAATGGTCTTGCAGGAAATTTACCTAGAATGGTATAAATAGCACCCAAAGAAAATGAAGTTAATTATATATTAGAAGATTAtcaaaaatgtaatatttatagCTCTAACTGTAGTATTTACAAAATTATAGCTAACTCTTCTTGAGGAAACCTAATGCCACAAACATTTTCAATATTCACCTTAGAAACCCTGAACGTGGCCCTGCAGGTTCTGCTTCTCCATTGTGGTAAATCAGTCAACAGGCTGATAATAGGAAAAACATCTAAATAAGCTTAttcattttgttcagttcctcCAATGGACAGATTATATTTATAATATCAGATTGACTACTTGGGGACTGATGTTATCCTGGCTGCATCAACTAGGTACCCAGACAcctttgtccagctaacttactcCAGATATTCAGTAAGAACGTGGCTAGCATGAATATCTGGTATAGATTAATTGTAGGTCAATCAATGTTACCTAGATACATTTATTTGCATAATGCTGATTATCAGTGTAGCCTGGGCAAAGTAAAACTATTTTGTCTGGGCTATAATATGCCCAGGAAtaatttgccagaggatataggaCAAATTTAAGACTTCAATTTTTTCTAATTAACTCCAAATATTTGTCGAACAaatctttgaatatcaacctcatggtGACTTTCCATTCACTTAgaacattattattatattttcaaCTGGAATTGATATATTAATGTGTACATTTATAGTTATTTGACAGAACAATATAATAATGCTTATATTTATAGTACTATTGGACATATACAATATTGTACAAATGTAATAAGTAGTCAGGTATACTAAGTCCCTTCCCCAAACAGCTTATAAACTAAGtggatacctgaggcaatgtgaGATAATGTGATTTACTTAAGGTCACAAGATATATCAGCAAGAGGTGTAGAATTTGAATTCTGATCTCCCTGGTTCTCAAGCCATTAAACTATTAGGTCAGTCATTCCTGCTACATACTTTCTTCTCCTTGTTCTTTCCAATTTTACAATTATATGTCCCCTTACCAGGTTTCCATGCTGTATTCCAGATTTATATGCATCAGTGTGAAGCCTGAATGTAGCACtggtgaagatctgctcttcagctcttaTTTATGCTTTATAGATATCAGTACAATaactgcatggggctctggtgAAGATCCACTCAGTAGCTGTTCATGCTGCCTTCAAACACTATGTATGTCATTGTGGGTGATATCAGCATGAATTTTATGAGTGCCGCCTTTACAGCTTATTGTGCCATCTATAGAAATGCTTTCATCTATCATTGGGATGCTTGATGGAAAGCTAATTGAGAATCCACTCTGCCCAGGTTGCATTCCTAAGCTTTAataagagatcaatattcaaattCCTGTTTAGCAGGTAAGACGGCCAGCCAAAAACAGCTATCTTTAAACAAATATTCTGGTGAACTTAAGTGGCCAGATATTACAGTTCTAGACACCTATCATTGAAAAATCAGCCTTTATTATAGAATTACTGCCTCTTCAGCTCCCTACCCTTTATAAATGACCCCCCCTCAACCAAAAGCCCATTACTCATGTCCTGATTCTCTTTccttctttattaaaaaaaaacatcctaaCATGCAGCagtccacctcccctcccctccctacctAAAAAAACTAGAACTATGGATGAGCCTAAAGTTTTTTAGGGGAGtcttgaaaacaaaaatgaaaatgtccCACAAGGAAAAGAACCAGCTCTCGAAGAACCCTGCATCCCCAACAGAGGTTGAAAAGACAGTGGCAGTGCTCAAGAGAAGCAAGAAACCAATGACCTGAAAAATCATGGACTCTTCCTACTCTTGGACCAATAAGCTGAAAAAACCAGGACAAAATAGAGCTGAAATGTATTCCTGATTCCGAGGCATATCTAGAAATCTGTAAGTGCCTAACACACCCATGCGTTCTTGCTAGCTAACTTGGAATAATAGCAGACAGTTTTACTTATATTCTGCAAACAACATGAGATGGACCCAGGGATAagtacacatccaaaacacattCACTTCCAAATCGCCACCTCTAGATTAGAATAATAAAGACATCATACTAGGCGCTCCAGAATGCAAATGCTTTCATAGCCTTttaaataatcataggtccaattgTAATATGTTTGAACTTTCTTGGTTTTGCAAATACAATTTCATTACTTATCTTTCAGAAATGCTTTTATAGTTGGTGAAGGTCTGAATTAATAATATGGTTCCTGACATGAGTCTGTGTTTAGCATAGGATCTGTGTCAGAGGTTGATTAGATGTTTTCTTCCATAATCAATACTTCACCATGAAAAGCTAGAATGCAGCAACACTGATGTTATCTTCACAAATagtgtgaaataaaataaaacacaaaagcaaagaagaCCACTCGATCGTGCACACTCTGACAGTGTTCAGGGCTAGTCTGGCACCAAAATTTTAAACAGAACAATTTCTGAATGGTGTCATatatacagattttttttatattggtcaagaaaacaatattaaataattcaatttaaattTCAATTAAACTGTACAAGTCAATTTCTAAATGAAGGCTGTGTGGTAAAATTGTGTTTAAACTAAAAATTCAGAATTGTTCTCTAAGTCTGGTTCTCCTTTCCCTTTGGAAGAGGAGAATTTGTTCAAGTATTCCCCACCGCATATCCTCAAAGTGTGTCCCAGGGCTATGCAGTGTACTAAGGGTGACACCAACTCAAtatcatttttagatattttaattttcaaaaatcaacAATGTATTGGCACATCAGTGTACTGAAACTTGTCTGAACATTAACAACCTATTGCAATTCTCAAGCTTTCATCCATATCGGCTAAAGAAGAAACTTCCTGTGGGACAATTTCTTCTAATTTGGTGAATATTCTCTGACAAAAAAGGCTTCATCTGTCAAGCACAAGAACTCACTGCTCCACGTCTTGTAAGAGCGCATACCTTTTCTATAATATAAAAGAACTTACAAATGTCTTTCAATGCAGACTGATCTTGGTTACTCTTATACAAGCAAGATTCCTTAAATTCATAAACAGTGTACGTGATTTGCTACTCTCATGTCACTTCAGCCATTGCAGTGATTATTTTCAAATTGGGAAATACTAAAAATGCAAACGATATGAGCACTAAGGATATCAAAGATATGGTAGTAAATTTGTATTTATCATCTGAACCCCTTGACAGGTTTTGGTCACTCAGGGCCATAttgcgggggttccggaccaccgctgaatgacctcctgcagtcgatctcctgccggcgccattttccgtacagaaaacgattcgcggcaagaaatcgctcccggaaccccgctggactcccaggaacttttggccagcttgggggggcctcctgacccccacaagacttgccaaaagtccagcgggggtcaggaacgacctcctgcgtcgaatcgttttggtctatggccgccgccattttgcggcggccattttgcaaaatggcgccggctgaagacaacacgatgcaattgaggggg
Protein-coding regions in this window:
- the LOC115077573 gene encoding olfactory receptor-like protein OLF3 — encoded protein: MSYEYFKMGNHSRLTTFLLLGFSEFPELQLPLFTLFSLLYLMAVLGNLLIICIVCADPHLHTPMYFFLLNLSVIDICSLTIIVPKLLSILLTNSNNISFSRCFLQMYFYLGCLGAEFILLTGMAYDRYVAICNPLRYTTIMNKRVCALLAGISWVTGLIESLPHTVITSQFSFCDSNVINHFFCEISAVVKLSCTDTSVIPVITFAEGVLTVFTPFLLILISYVFIISTILKIRSTEGKSRAFSTCSSHLTVIILLYGTMIGVYMQPKPWDSKKSNKLPTALYIVSLPLLNPLIYSVRSKELNVALKKVIMRKTIFLTHQ